A region from the Algoriphagus machipongonensis genome encodes:
- a CDS encoding T9SS type A sorting domain-containing protein, with amino-acid sequence MKYRIVIFLLIYNCAQFLNPGVANGQQCAECGSPREYISGTTTLDDKRNGGLNNNRWSGSGDFSAGQIAKFSGNNVGYTWAASDFNLGGVILENGADLTLNRDNQGDNPSFTITNGCIVVGAGSILNLIYITKLENITICVEDGGQVKFDSRSGARNDFTLDQVVINLQGPNANIDFGEAEIIIEERGLEITGWTGNESDLCENSNPPIPGRAGNISWTDKIQHEELCKILNGRILPIELLYFSATKSTDFRTNLLKWETSKEWGNSHFEIERAINNLEEWKTVGRVEGNGYSNEPIKYNFLDSGLPITAGNIFYRLKQVDYTGNYSYSKTIAIQLKATNSKNTWLSYPNPSTMRSGISVDLLDVSQYQDELITISLSNMMGQRQSFLINSPGDISQIVSEWLLFKNSGIYILEIRWGENSQQIKLLRN; translated from the coding sequence ATGAAGTATAGAATAGTTATTTTTCTTCTAATCTATAATTGCGCACAATTCCTAAATCCAGGAGTGGCCAATGGGCAACAGTGTGCTGAATGCGGAAGTCCTCGAGAATATATCAGCGGGACGACCACGTTAGATGATAAAAGAAATGGTGGCTTGAATAATAATAGATGGAGTGGTTCAGGAGATTTTTCAGCTGGACAGATAGCAAAATTCTCTGGTAATAATGTAGGTTATACCTGGGCTGCTTCAGATTTTAACCTTGGTGGTGTCATTTTAGAAAATGGGGCAGATCTAACGCTCAACAGAGATAATCAAGGAGACAATCCCAGTTTCACAATTACCAATGGTTGCATAGTGGTCGGAGCTGGATCAATTCTCAATTTGATCTACATAACTAAATTAGAAAATATTACAATTTGTGTTGAGGACGGTGGGCAGGTTAAATTTGACTCAAGATCAGGAGCTAGAAATGATTTTACGCTTGATCAAGTTGTAATAAATTTACAAGGTCCAAATGCCAATATAGACTTTGGTGAGGCAGAAATAATTATTGAAGAAAGGGGTCTTGAAATTACAGGTTGGACGGGCAATGAATCTGACCTTTGTGAAAACAGCAACCCACCTATTCCTGGAAGAGCAGGTAATATTTCATGGACAGATAAAATTCAACATGAAGAGCTTTGCAAAATCTTAAATGGAAGAATTTTGCCAATAGAATTACTTTATTTTTCAGCGACAAAATCCACAGATTTTAGGACAAATCTATTAAAATGGGAGACCTCTAAAGAATGGGGGAATTCCCATTTTGAGATTGAACGTGCTATAAATAATCTCGAGGAATGGAAAACTGTGGGGCGAGTAGAAGGGAATGGGTATTCTAATGAACCTATTAAGTATAATTTTTTAGATTCTGGGCTTCCAATTACTGCTGGAAACATTTTCTATAGGCTGAAACAAGTTGATTATACAGGCAATTACAGTTACAGCAAAACAATAGCAATTCAACTGAAAGCTACCAATAGTAAAAATACTTGGTTGTCTTACCCTAATCCAAGCACAATGAGATCAGGGATTTCTGTTGATCTATTAGATGTTTCTCAATATCAGGACGAATTGATTACTATTAGTCTAAGTAATATGATGGGACAAAGACAATCTTTTTTAATCAATTCTCCAGGAGATATCTCTCAAATCGTATCAGAGTGGCTACTTTTCAAGAATTCGGGGATATATATTTTGGAAATACGATGGGGCGAAAATTCCCAGCAAATCAAATTGTTAAGAAATTGA
- a CDS encoding beta strand repeat-containing protein, which yields MSRNLPVSILLFLLIFVGWDSFAQTHTVTLTSPASGNFTVPDKITSLNVQLWGAGGGGGFNSQNNRPAGGGGGGGYSASPSYIVAPGQIISITIGAGGSGATSSSASTNGGNSVFGTLTANGGGRGNVLTGGTGGTATGGTLNNTGGNSSNAVNGNNNGGSGGGGGAGPTGNGGLGASSNNTTGGAGGTANGAGPGGKGGDNNAAGSNGISPGGGGGGEGGDGARGGNGGDGQISITWACSNTLTSAANSSNQTVCNGTPINDITYEIIGAFGATFSGLPSGVTGNYSGGDVTISGTPTVSGVFNYTITPTGSCTGSTVTGTINVTANQTVGPASSTPTLCIDDPLTDITHTTTDATGIDGDGVDGANGLPAGLSATWAGNTITISGTPSESGSFNYSIPVEGCQGSGVNATGTINVTANQTVGPASNTPTLCIDDPLTDITHTTTDATGIDSDGVDGANGLPAGLSATWAGNTITISGTPSESGSFNYSIPVEGCQGSGVNATGTINVTANQTVGPASNTPTLCIDDPLTDITHTTTDATGIDSDGVDGANGLPAGLSATWAGNTITISGTPSESGSFNYSIPVEGCQGSGVNATGTINVTANQTVGPASSNPTLCTDDPLTDITHTTTDAIGIDSDGVDGANGLPAGLSATWAGNTITISGTPSESGSFNYSIPVQGCLSSGVNATGTITVNPATSIDSESLDSQSACIGQTSFSPISVSASGTGTLSYQWYSNSNPLNSGGTPVGTDSPSYVPDASTLGTLYYYVEVSSDCGPTVTSNISGAFIVDPITAITTQPDNTDRVECFGDGFNPLSVVAEGGDLSYQWYSVPTQTNTGGTAVSGATSDTFTPPSTTEGISYYYVVVTGNCGIETSTVSGEFRVNPPKTVIDIDPSNSDETECLGDPFPTLSVLASGEGTVTYQWYRNTSDSNTGGTLISGANSEDYTPLSDEVGTYYYYAVASSNCGTVHTAVSGAFTVTPPTSIDSEDLAGQTICDVDTFDPISVNAIGTGTLQYQWYSNTSASTTGPNVTAVGTDSDTFTPPTTAQGTTMYYFVEVSSACGTNVISNPSGAFTVSMDNTAAAPSSDPTVCINTALPSVTIATTGATGIANDGDNSGVNGLPAGVSATWAGDEITISGTPSVSGTFNYSIPLTGGCGIVEATGKITVTPDNIADAPSSTPTLCINNALTSITIGTTGATGIANDGDASGVNGLPAGVSATWSGDEITISGSPSESGTFNYSIPMTGGCGTVNATGTITVTPDNTAAAPSSNPTLCIGTSLTDITIATTGATGIANDGDNTGVNGLPAGVSATWAGNTITISGTPTVSGTFNYAIPLTGSCGTVNATGTIEVTPLATVGPPSVSFPSVCINSPTLTPFTQPTTGVTGIGAPTGLPSGVTATFNSSTGNIEFSGEVSTAATGLYTYSIPLTGSCINGLTATGTIDVTPVYNITSISSVSATTLGGAATVTFYGDPTQMLNGSYQLFYQIKQGSGAFSAPIAATATVVNGKGTFTTTPINSNVDTYTVQILSIKKSTDQCLITLPSPPTTYFGVCSAVFTSNSTFFVPANVYSVTIEVYGGGGGGDNGGGGGGGYSIRQNVPVTPGEPLAAIIGSGGTKGADGGVTYVTRDSNIANQLTNSLVLANGGKGATTGNAAGGTFDSRYSGSDGNSASGNTGGKGGGPLGGNGGANKSNGNSPGGGGGAWSGTKGVGGNGLVVISYSCPDADNTDCIKIIDDGTKSGTTVVEYTCDDTWVAPEGLAEFTVLVGSGGGGGGGGEGSGGGGSGTLIIQSFSTTNPYGLPAGTGFDIVVGEGGPGAPALNLNGFSGQPSSFSGTIDNIGIGIIVPGGGGGGSRSYTPGADGASGGGGGADNDPNDPDAGTFGLGGNPIPISYSGPNVTVYQGNTGGSGDFSKPQNSIAGGGGGGLVPWGNGNDGQNGKAAGNGQGEGGKGGDGIVLTLGDSTRYYGAGGGGIGEFFNGTDKIGLGGNADGIKIGGDGNLNSTTAIGGQGIDKTGSGGGAGYGGGGRGGNGVVYIVYVNQRILQVEYQSFEVSFNAEDRTGDLSWTTSQEWENSHFEIERAVNNTNNWEKIGEVKGQGYAELPTSYSYIDQNLPTTGGNVFYRLKQVDYDETYSYSVTRSIQVPGLKGKTKWIIYPNPSANGSQVTVGLLNTSVYNDEAIYIRITDARGVLSTYSVNSIDDVTSAVNSYLENAISGLHIVQLIWGDQSEQIKLIRK from the coding sequence ATGAGTAGAAATCTACCCGTAAGTATTTTATTATTCTTACTGATTTTTGTCGGGTGGGATAGTTTTGCTCAAACGCATACAGTAACCCTTACTTCACCGGCATCTGGTAACTTCACTGTTCCCGATAAAATCACCTCCTTAAATGTTCAATTATGGGGAGCAGGAGGAGGAGGAGGATTTAATTCACAAAATAATAGGCCCGCCGGTGGCGGTGGTGGTGGTGGATATTCAGCTTCTCCTTCTTATATAGTTGCTCCTGGACAAATTATTAGTATAACGATTGGAGCCGGGGGATCGGGTGCTACTTCTTCTTCTGCTTCTACAAATGGAGGAAATTCAGTTTTTGGTACACTTACAGCAAATGGGGGAGGCAGAGGAAATGTATTAACAGGTGGTACTGGTGGAACAGCCACTGGTGGAACTTTAAATAATACAGGAGGAAATTCTTCTAACGCTGTAAATGGAAATAATAATGGAGGATCTGGTGGAGGTGGCGGAGCTGGCCCTACCGGCAACGGTGGGCTAGGTGCTTCTTCTAATAATACAACTGGAGGTGCTGGTGGCACAGCAAATGGAGCTGGACCTGGAGGAAAAGGAGGAGATAATAATGCTGCAGGTTCTAATGGAATTTCTCCAGGCGGCGGCGGCGGCGGTGAAGGAGGAGATGGCGCTAGGGGAGGAAATGGAGGAGATGGTCAAATTAGCATTACATGGGCTTGTTCAAATACATTAACTTCTGCAGCAAATTCAAGTAATCAAACTGTATGTAACGGTACTCCCATCAATGATATTACTTATGAAATAATAGGTGCTTTTGGAGCAACATTTTCCGGTCTTCCTTCTGGTGTGACTGGAAATTACAGTGGAGGTGATGTTACAATCAGTGGAACACCAACTGTGTCTGGGGTTTTTAATTATACAATAACTCCTACAGGTAGTTGCACCGGTTCTACAGTGACTGGAACAATTAATGTAACAGCGAATCAAACCGTTGGTCCAGCTTCCAGTACTCCTACACTTTGTATCGATGACCCATTAACTGACATTACCCATACCACTACCGATGCAACAGGAATTGATGGCGATGGAGTTGACGGTGCTAACGGATTGCCTGCTGGACTATCTGCAACTTGGGCCGGAAATACCATCACTATTTCAGGAACTCCTTCTGAGTCTGGGTCTTTCAATTATTCAATCCCTGTTGAAGGATGTCAGGGGTCTGGAGTCAATGCTACTGGAACAATTAATGTAACAGCAAATCAAACCGTTGGTCCAGCCTCCAATACTCCTACACTTTGTATCGATGACCCATTAACTGACATTACTCATACCACTACCGATGCAACAGGCATCGATAGCGATGGAGTTGACGGTGCTAACGGATTGCCTGCTGGCCTATCTGCAACTTGGGCCGGCAATACCATCACTATTTCAGGAACTCCTTCTGAGTCTGGGTCTTTCAATTATTCAATCCCTGTTGAAGGATGTCAGGGGTCTGGAGTCAATGCTACTGGAACAATTAATGTAACAGCAAATCAAACCGTTGGTCCAGCCTCCAATACTCCTACACTTTGTATCGATGACCCATTAACTGACATTACTCATACCACTACCGATGCAACAGGCATCGATAGCGATGGAGTTGACGGTGCTAACGGATTGCCTGCTGGCCTATCTGCAACTTGGGCCGGCAATACCATCACTATTTCAGGAACTCCTTCTGAGTCTGGGTCTTTCAATTATTCAATCCCTGTTGAAGGATGTCAGGGGTCTGGAGTCAATGCTACTGGAACAATTAATGTAACAGCAAATCAAACTGTTGGTCCAGCTTCCAGTAATCCTACACTTTGTACCGATGACCCATTAACTGACATTACCCATACCACTACCGATGCCATAGGCATCGACAGCGACGGAGTTGACGGTGCTAATGGATTGCCTGCAGGTCTGTCTGCAACTTGGGCCGGCAATACCATCACTATTTCAGGAACTCCTTCTGAGTCTGGGTCTTTCAATTATTCAATCCCAGTTCAGGGGTGTCTAAGCTCAGGTGTAAATGCTACCGGTACTATTACTGTAAATCCTGCAACGTCCATAGATAGTGAAAGTTTGGATTCCCAATCAGCATGTATTGGACAAACATCATTCTCTCCTATTTCTGTTTCGGCTAGCGGAACAGGAACACTTTCCTATCAATGGTATAGTAATTCAAATCCATTGAATTCTGGTGGCACTCCTGTAGGTACGGATTCCCCTTCCTATGTGCCAGATGCTTCAACCCTTGGCACTTTGTATTATTACGTAGAAGTGTCTAGTGATTGTGGGCCTACTGTAACATCCAATATTTCTGGTGCATTTATCGTAGATCCCATTACTGCGATTACAACTCAGCCAGATAATACTGATCGTGTTGAATGTTTTGGAGATGGTTTTAACCCTTTATCAGTTGTAGCAGAAGGTGGAGACTTAAGCTACCAATGGTATTCTGTTCCAACACAAACAAATACCGGTGGTACTGCAGTATCTGGAGCTACCTCAGACACATTTACTCCTCCTTCCACAACAGAGGGTATTTCATATTATTATGTTGTTGTGACAGGAAATTGTGGAATTGAGACCTCCACAGTTTCGGGAGAATTTAGAGTTAATCCTCCAAAAACGGTCATTGATATTGATCCTTCCAATTCAGATGAAACAGAGTGTTTGGGAGACCCTTTTCCAACATTATCCGTTTTAGCGTCTGGTGAAGGAACTGTAACTTATCAATGGTATAGAAATACTTCAGATTCAAATACAGGAGGAACCTTAATATCAGGTGCTAATAGTGAGGATTATACCCCATTATCAGACGAGGTTGGAACCTATTATTATTACGCAGTCGCTTCAAGTAATTGTGGAACGGTCCATACTGCTGTATCTGGCGCATTCACAGTAACCCCTCCAACCTCTATTGATAGTGAAGATTTGGCTGGGCAAACTATTTGTGATGTAGATACTTTCGATCCTATCTCAGTAAATGCTATTGGAACAGGAACACTTCAATATCAATGGTATAGTAACACCTCTGCTTCCACGACTGGACCAAATGTTACAGCTGTTGGAACAGATTCGGATACATTTACTCCCCCAACAACAGCTCAAGGAACCACCATGTATTATTTTGTTGAGGTTTCTAGTGCTTGTGGAACTAATGTGATTTCAAATCCATCTGGAGCATTTACAGTTAGTATGGATAATACTGCAGCTGCTCCATCTTCTGACCCAACAGTTTGTATTAATACTGCTTTGCCAAGTGTTACAATTGCCACCACTGGCGCAACAGGTATTGCAAATGATGGGGACAATTCAGGAGTAAATGGTTTACCCGCTGGAGTTTCTGCAACATGGGCTGGAGATGAAATCACTATTTCTGGTACTCCTTCAGTTTCAGGAACATTCAATTATTCTATCCCTTTAACTGGTGGTTGTGGAATTGTAGAAGCAACTGGAAAAATAACTGTAACTCCTGACAATATAGCAGACGCTCCATCCTCTACTCCAACTCTTTGTATTAATAATGCCTTGACTAGTATAACGATAGGAACTACTGGAGCAACAGGAATTGCTAATGATGGCGATGCAAGTGGAGTTAATGGCCTTCCAGCGGGGGTTTCTGCAACTTGGTCTGGAGATGAAATAACGATTTCTGGATCACCTTCAGAATCAGGAACATTTAATTACTCAATTCCTATGACAGGAGGTTGTGGAACTGTGAATGCCACAGGAACCATAACAGTTACACCAGATAATACTGCAGCAGCACCTTCTTCTAATCCAACACTTTGTATTGGTACAAGTCTTACAGATATAACGATCGCTACGACAGGAGCAACGGGAATTGCAAATGATGGAGACAATACAGGCGTAAATGGTCTTCCAGCTGGGGTTTCTGCAACTTGGGCAGGAAATACCATCACTATTTCAGGAACACCTACTGTTTCAGGAACTTTTAATTATGCTATTCCATTAACGGGAAGTTGTGGAACTGTAAATGCTACTGGTACAATTGAAGTTACCCCTTTAGCAACAGTAGGACCTCCTTCTGTGTCATTCCCAAGTGTATGTATAAATAGCCCAACACTTACACCTTTTACACAACCAACTACAGGTGTCACCGGAATTGGAGCTCCAACAGGTCTTCCATCAGGAGTTACCGCAACTTTCAATTCTTCTACCGGTAATATTGAATTCTCAGGCGAAGTTAGCACTGCAGCAACCGGTCTTTATACATATAGCATTCCATTAACAGGAAGTTGTATTAATGGTCTAACAGCCACAGGAACAATAGATGTCACACCGGTTTATAATATCACTTCAATTTCTTCTGTATCAGCTACTACTTTAGGGGGAGCAGCAACTGTTACTTTTTATGGCGATCCAACCCAAATGTTGAATGGATCATATCAGCTTTTTTACCAGATCAAACAAGGCTCTGGTGCATTTTCTGCACCAATAGCAGCCACTGCAACAGTAGTAAATGGTAAAGGAACTTTTACTACAACCCCCATAAACAGTAATGTTGACACCTATACTGTTCAAATATTGAGTATAAAGAAATCAACTGACCAGTGTTTGATTACATTACCAAGTCCTCCAACAACTTATTTTGGCGTATGCTCGGCAGTATTCACTTCAAACAGCACCTTTTTTGTTCCAGCAAATGTATATAGCGTTACCATCGAAGTATACGGTGGCGGTGGTGGTGGAGATAATGGAGGCGGCGGAGGCGGCGGATATTCTATTCGTCAAAATGTTCCAGTAACACCTGGCGAACCTTTAGCTGCAATTATTGGGTCTGGAGGAACAAAAGGAGCAGATGGAGGAGTGACATATGTAACACGCGATTCGAATATTGCAAATCAATTGACTAATAGCTTAGTATTAGCAAATGGAGGCAAAGGAGCTACAACTGGAAATGCTGCAGGAGGAACCTTTGATTCTAGATATTCAGGAAGTGATGGAAATAGTGCATCAGGAAATACCGGTGGAAAAGGTGGGGGGCCTTTAGGAGGAAATGGTGGCGCAAACAAGAGTAATGGAAATTCACCAGGTGGTGGTGGTGGTGCATGGTCCGGCACCAAAGGTGTTGGTGGAAATGGTTTAGTAGTAATTTCCTATTCTTGTCCAGACGCTGATAATACTGACTGTATTAAAATTATCGATGATGGCACTAAGTCAGGAACTACAGTTGTTGAATATACATGTGATGATACTTGGGTAGCTCCTGAGGGTTTAGCAGAATTCACCGTATTAGTAGGTAGTGGCGGAGGTGGCGGCGGCGGCGGTGAAGGCTCTGGCGGTGGTGGATCTGGAACTTTAATCATTCAATCTTTTTCAACAACCAATCCATATGGATTACCTGCTGGAACTGGTTTTGACATTGTTGTAGGTGAAGGTGGACCTGGTGCTCCTGCACTAAATTTAAATGGCTTTTCAGGTCAACCCTCTTCATTTTCTGGAACTATAGACAATATTGGAATTGGAATAATAGTCCCAGGTGGAGGAGGGGGCGGATCTCGGTCTTATACCCCTGGAGCTGATGGTGCCTCTGGAGGAGGAGGAGGAGCAGATAATGACCCAAATGATCCGGATGCAGGTACTTTTGGTTTGGGAGGCAACCCTATACCTATTAGTTACAGTGGACCAAATGTTACAGTTTATCAAGGAAATACTGGAGGCAGCGGTGATTTCAGTAAACCTCAAAATTCAATTGCCGGAGGTGGTGGTGGTGGATTGGTACCATGGGGTAATGGAAATGACGGACAAAATGGAAAAGCTGCAGGTAATGGTCAAGGTGAAGGCGGAAAAGGTGGTGATGGAATAGTGTTAACTTTAGGTGATTCAACCAGATATTATGGTGCTGGAGGAGGAGGAATAGGTGAATTCTTCAATGGAACAGATAAGATTGGATTAGGAGGTAATGCAGATGGAATTAAAATCGGTGGAGATGGTAATTTAAATAGCACAACTGCAATAGGTGGCCAAGGAATAGATAAAACCGGATCTGGTGGCGGAGCTGGATATGGAGGAGGAGGAAGAGGAGGTAATGGTGTAGTTTATATCGTATACGTTAACCAAAGAATCCTACAAGTAGAATACCAATCCTTTGAAGTAAGCTTCAATGCTGAAGACCGAACCGGAGATCTTTCGTGGACTACTTCGCAAGAATGGGAGAACTCTCATTTTGAAATAGAAAGAGCAGTCAACAACACCAATAATTGGGAGAAAATAGGTGAAGTAAAAGGTCAAGGGTATGCGGAACTTCCTACCAGCTATTCTTATATCGACCAAAATCTCCCAACGACAGGTGGAAATGTATTCTATCGATTAAAACAGGTGGATTATGATGAAACCTACTCCTATAGTGTAACAAGGTCTATTCAAGTGCCAGGGCTCAAAGGAAAAACAAAATGGATCATTTATCCAAACCCAAGCGCCAATGGCTCTCAAGTAACTGTAGGCCTTTTAAATACTTCTGTTTATAACGACGAAGCCATCTATATTAGGATTACAGATGCTAGAGGAGTTTTGAGTACGTATTCTGTCAATTCCATTGATGATGTGACAAGTGCCGTTAATTCCTATCTTGAGAATGCTATCTCTGGATTGCATATTGTACAATTGATTTGGGGAGATCAAAGCGAGCAAATCAAGTTGATTAGAAAGTAA
- a CDS encoding AlbA family DNA-binding domain-containing protein: protein MTLQEVKSLASKGEGLKIEFKKKAAHPEKIVRELIAFANTSGGVLMIGVDDDGTVSGQRFIEEEVYVMEKAIRELIFPELSYELFTFSLNPKKGVAVFKVEFSPDRPHYLKENKKKQSYIRVADRSVQASMEVWEILRRGKSPKDMVFTYGRKEEVLLKALEENQKITLKEYSKLAKIPKFLASRTLVRLVLANVLKIHPQESEDYFTLKNQEV from the coding sequence ATGACTCTTCAAGAAGTTAAGAGCCTTGCCTCAAAAGGGGAGGGGTTAAAAATTGAGTTTAAGAAGAAAGCTGCACATCCTGAAAAAATTGTGCGTGAGTTGATTGCCTTTGCAAACACCTCAGGGGGAGTGTTGATGATAGGTGTAGATGATGACGGGACGGTTTCCGGCCAACGGTTTATAGAGGAAGAGGTTTATGTAATGGAAAAAGCTATTCGTGAATTGATTTTTCCTGAGTTAAGCTATGAGCTTTTTACTTTTTCGCTCAACCCAAAAAAAGGAGTAGCTGTATTTAAAGTTGAATTTAGCCCAGATCGGCCTCATTACCTTAAAGAAAACAAGAAAAAGCAGTCATACATACGTGTGGCTGACAGGAGTGTGCAGGCCAGCATGGAGGTTTGGGAAATTTTGAGAAGAGGGAAATCTCCAAAAGACATGGTTTTTACATATGGAAGAAAAGAGGAAGTCCTGCTAAAAGCTCTGGAAGAGAATCAAAAAATTACCTTAAAAGAATATTCCAAGCTTGCTAAAATCCCTAAGTTTTTGGCATCTCGAACATTGGTGAGGTTAGTTCTGGCTAATGTTTTAAAAATTCACCCCCAAGAATCGGAGGACTATTTTACTCTGAAAAATCAGGAAGTTTAA
- a CDS encoding RluA family pseudouridine synthase has translation MSNNPAEDFEDEEVELFEHYQISIDKGQKNIRIDKFLSEKLANATRNKVQQAIDAGSVLVNGKPTKANYKIKPMDDIKVMMEKPPRDTEVYPEKIELDIIYEDKYLLIVNKPAGMVVHPAHGNWSGTLANALVYHFQDLPEMKGNEGRPGLVHRIDKDTSGLLVIAKQEEAMTHLASQFFHHTIDRTYIALVWGEPKEDEGTIEGNVGRSAKNRKVMDVFPDGEQGKHAITHWKVLKRLRYVSLIQCNLETGRTHQIRAHMKYIGHPLFNDAMYGGDKIRKGTQFSKYKTFVQNCFDLIPRQALHAMSLGFIHPVSKEKVYYEVGLPKDFADVLEKWETYVNFE, from the coding sequence ATGAGCAATAATCCAGCAGAAGACTTTGAAGACGAGGAAGTCGAATTATTTGAGCATTACCAGATTTCCATAGATAAAGGGCAGAAAAATATCAGGATTGATAAGTTTCTAAGCGAAAAATTAGCCAACGCTACTCGGAATAAAGTGCAGCAGGCCATTGATGCAGGTTCGGTTTTGGTGAATGGTAAACCTACAAAGGCAAATTATAAAATCAAGCCCATGGATGACATCAAGGTTATGATGGAAAAGCCACCTAGGGATACGGAAGTTTATCCTGAAAAGATCGAGCTTGATATTATTTATGAAGATAAATATTTGCTGATCGTCAATAAACCTGCAGGAATGGTTGTTCATCCAGCTCATGGAAATTGGTCCGGGACTCTGGCAAATGCTTTGGTCTATCATTTTCAAGATTTGCCGGAAATGAAAGGGAATGAAGGCAGACCAGGTTTGGTTCACCGGATTGATAAAGACACTTCTGGGCTTTTGGTAATTGCCAAGCAGGAAGAAGCAATGACGCATTTAGCCTCGCAGTTTTTCCATCATACAATAGACAGGACTTATATAGCATTGGTTTGGGGAGAGCCTAAAGAGGATGAAGGAACCATAGAAGGGAATGTTGGGAGAAGCGCCAAGAACAGAAAGGTAATGGATGTTTTTCCAGATGGGGAGCAGGGAAAGCATGCGATCACCCATTGGAAAGTTTTGAAAAGGCTTCGGTATGTGAGTTTGATTCAATGTAACCTAGAGACAGGCCGAACCCATCAGATCAGAGCTCATATGAAATATATTGGACATCCTTTATTTAATGATGCGATGTATGGGGGAGATAAAATCAGGAAAGGGACTCAGTTTTCAAAGTATAAGACTTTTGTTCAAAATTGTTTTGATTTGATCCCTCGACAGGCTCTACATGCGATGTCTTTGGGTTTCATTCATCCAGTAAGCAAAGAAAAAGTTTATTATGAAGTAGGCTTACCAAAAGATTTTGCAGATGTACTGGAGAAATGGGAGACTTATGTAAATTTTGAATAG
- a CDS encoding 1-aminocyclopropane-1-carboxylate deaminase/D-cysteine desulfhydrase, translating to MLLENPVQNQWLDHPLFEEKEVEVAIKRLDLIHPVISGNKFYKLNYNLEEALKTNKNIILTFGGAYSNHISAVALAAKVAGLKSIGIIRGEKVMPLNPTLEEAESNGMHLHFISRESYRNKTQPDFMEELKSQFDDFYLIPEGGTNALAIQGTNEILKETDSIFSHIFTPIGTGGTFAGLSKSLEKGQNLLGVSSLKGKFIHSEIENLLTQYDISPKGNFKILDQYHFGGYAKYNQELIEFIWSFFEDFGIILDPIYTSKMAFAAWDLVATNHFSKGSKILLLHTGGLQGNKGFTNRTGIKLPDFSE from the coding sequence ATGCTTTTAGAAAATCCAGTACAAAATCAATGGTTAGACCACCCCCTTTTTGAGGAAAAAGAGGTGGAAGTAGCGATAAAACGTCTGGATTTAATACATCCTGTAATTTCTGGAAATAAGTTTTATAAGCTCAATTACAATTTAGAAGAGGCATTAAAAACCAACAAGAATATAATTTTAACATTTGGCGGAGCCTATTCAAACCACATTTCCGCTGTTGCCCTTGCTGCCAAAGTAGCCGGATTGAAATCGATTGGAATAATACGTGGAGAAAAAGTAATGCCGTTGAATCCCACTTTGGAAGAAGCTGAATCCAATGGAATGCATTTACACTTTATTAGCAGGGAGTCCTACCGAAACAAAACCCAACCCGATTTTATGGAAGAGCTCAAATCTCAATTTGATGATTTCTATCTTATTCCAGAGGGTGGGACAAATGCTTTAGCCATCCAGGGAACAAATGAAATCCTGAAAGAAACCGATTCCATTTTCAGTCATATTTTTACCCCCATTGGGACTGGGGGCACTTTTGCCGGATTATCCAAGTCTTTGGAGAAGGGACAAAATTTATTAGGAGTATCTTCTTTGAAAGGAAAATTCATCCATTCTGAAATAGAAAACTTACTCACTCAATACGATATTTCACCCAAAGGAAATTTCAAAATTTTGGATCAATATCATTTTGGAGGATATGCAAAATATAACCAGGAATTGATTGAGTTTATCTGGAGTTTTTTTGAAGATTTTGGAATTATTCTAGACCCTATTTATACCAGTAAAATGGCCTTTGCAGCCTGGGATCTGGTAGCTACCAATCATTTCTCCAAAGGATCAAAAATTCTTCTCCTTCATACAGGAGGTCTCCAAGGAAATAAAGGATTTACTAATCGAACAGGCATTAAACTTCCTGATTTTTCAGAGTAA